From Micropterus dolomieu isolate WLL.071019.BEF.003 ecotype Adirondacks linkage group LG06, ASM2129224v1, whole genome shotgun sequence:
TGAGGCTGCCATCAAAACTCAACTGATCAAGGCTTGGCATGCAATGGGACACCTAAAGCACGCTATACCAGCACTGTGCCAAAAGGCCATTTCATCTCTATGTCAGAATTACTATGCTGTGCAAATTACAAAGCAATCTGATCTTTTGACTGTGAAATATCTGTGAAGTCTTTATATTCAAATGACACACTAAAGTAATGCATAACTAATGCATCACTCATGATGATTTAATGTATGAATGAATGCATTATGCAATCATCATGTATGAAGAAATGATCAAGAGATTATGCAATTAGTTAAAGCTCAATGGATCATCAATTACTGATTGTTAATTCAGTTGGTTCATATTAATTTAAATTCCATAAATATGTAGCAGGTGCCAGTTGTCAGATCAGTAGAGAATGGACAGATTTGTTTAAGCATACATCAACAATTTACATAGTAATGAAGCGAGAAAAGGCTGGTGTATTAATGATGTGTAAGAAGTCTGATTGTGACTTGTCGACATGCTGCTTGCGCCTACCAGCTGGATTAAAGAGAAAGCTTCATATTTCCACGAGGTAATGTTCTGCTTTCAGAGAGGCCGATCAAATGCATGAGtctcaaatatatttttctttttaactggATTCCAACTCATTTGCTagaataataattcatgcatgaagCATCTATGAGTTAACACTTATTAACTGATGATCTATTAATCCATCAATCATTGTATATGCATTAATTAAGCATGTGATCTGAATctcctggggaaaaaaaaacaaaaaaaaaaaaccattaaGATTCGTCCACTGGAAAGTATACATATGGTCCATCATCTGTGGGTTATCCTGAGCAACCATGACAGTGTTTCACTTTGATGTTGAGTTTTCAAAGTAATCCTTTTTACTTGCTTTGATCACTGCAAACAAAGTTCCATTCAGCTTAATTTTATTGGGGTGTCGGCACATATCAAAACCTCACTACAAAACCCCCAAAATTCAGAGTTCAATATTACTCAGGGAAAGTGGGAagatattttttcttcttccagaTTTGAGTAAACTAATGCTTCAAATATTCTTCCATGAAAGATGCAGTTTTAACTTGCTTTCTAGGTTGTCATGCGCTTGTGGTGAGCAAGTGTATCACTGTACATTATGTACACTCAGTgaccagaaaaacagaaatactttCATGATGTAATTCCGTGCAATGCAGAAACTTCATTAAATAACAACCTTACTTGGGAAGGCTTCACCTTTAGTTATCTTTAAAAGTTGCGTTTAGTTATGTTTTGAGACTGTACCTAGGTATTAATGTATAGTGCGATACTTGTATTTTTTCCCCAACTTAATTCACATACATGAAAGTGCACAAATATAACATTCTACAAATCAATTGAGCAACCCAACACAACCTCACAACAGTTGAATCAGCACCTCTCTGTTGAATCAGTCTCAACAGACTTttctaaaaagtaaaatttgGGAGAACAACGTATAATGATTTTTAGTTTTCTGCCTCACACGTCAACATGACTATTTTGCCTCAAGAACTTGGGATTGAATATGAATAAATTTCTTTGTTAAAACTGGTTAAAAGAATGTAGAAAGGCCCCTGGATGTTATAAATATGGCGGTCTACACCTTACATATTAGGAAACTGTCAGTATAGTATTTCTAGTATGGAAAAATGCATCCTATGTTGTCAAATCAAACTATATGAATTGACAATGCATTTAGGGGAATGCTggcctttgttgttgttgctacaCCGATAAAACATGCTGTCCTGCAGAGTGGCTTCTTGGCCCTGTGCTTCTTCTCCACTGTTATTTTTGTCACTATTATTTAGCAACATCACTAAcaaaccaaataaaaacaaactttaaaaaactgTCAGCTTTTTGTCTTCAGTGTTTCAGTTTCTCTTATGTTCACACATTTCAGCATATTTGAGTTTCTCTCTTCATTTGAAGATATGGACCATTGGGAGAATAAGATtcacaataaatctaaacatTACACTAGCACCCCTTAGTGGCCACTATGCTCCATACATCACACACTAAAAATGTGAATAGAACTCCATTGCCATTTCAAAGGATCCGAGTTGATAATAAACACACTaataaaggttttattttttgtatccaatcacataaaaaaaaaaaaaaaaaccaaaaaacacaaaagtgattatttaaatatgtttatctttttttttttttactcaagaATGTCACTGAAGAGCTTCCGCTTCTTGGACTCGCCGGTCTGTATTTCCTGCCAGTGGGGTTTTCTGTGAATGAAGTGTGAGAGGGCAAATTTGGCCCACACATGGCGAGCAAACTGATCTGACCTCAGCTGGCTTTCACTCGGCACTGGAAGGGAGGGCGAAATGGGAGGAGGAGGTTGTTAGCGGGAATACGAACTacaggcaaagaaaaaaaaaagaaagaaagaaaaaaaaataataataaatttgtgGTTTTTTTGTCTTATTACCTAGTTCCTGTGCGATGCTTTGCCTCTGACTGACTGAAGCACTGTTCCATACAGCTTCCAGCACCCGACTACCCAACCTGGAGCAGGCCATTTGAACATACTGGCCCTGGGAGGACAAATggtaaaaatggaaaaatagtGATGATCCATGAAAAAatattatctatctatctatctatctatctatctatctatctatctatctatgagTGGTAATGAAGCAGTGgacaagacacatgcctttggtgtgagagacccgggttcaaacatccaccaatgtgtccctgagtaagacacttaaccccctagttgctccagaggcgtgcgacctctgacatatatagcaattgtaagtttattgattcatttcatttattcactAAATGAGggtagctccactttaatcttgagaagctgcagagctctagtctctattcattcaacttacactgtaaatttccagctaaacttaGGCTTATTGAAgacctttttttcctctctctctctctctcgcctgccattcaccggtcttgtgcagagtttagtGTGCATGCTGCCGACAACATGCATGACGACATGCATGCAGTTGCAGTTCCTCGCAGGCCTATTtgaagtagccggctatttaaaaaggatctaatattctttgtgtggtttatcaacggtgataaattatccaaaagtccctCGAAGTGCGGACAAGTCGGCataacaccagtgaagctggggctcagtctcttcagcaagtgttcctcatCTGACTGCCGCTACATGCACGCtatgcctacacatgcgcactgagaactcagggttagggttaaaattttggatttatttacgcactttaaaaacctttatagaaagttttattctttttacatgtttatttacagaattAAGCGTTGAAAactatattgtaataggctgtaaaataacttattgggagaaaactggtagttctatgtaaaatcagatgttgagcacccccatatagccaaaatggcatgatccttgctTCGTtgtgaagcttcgactgtgagatagACAGTCgtatcaggctccgcccatcgaagcattgaatcttcaactatttggggtcagccttACATAGGACAGTTAAAAAGAATCAACTACAGTTTTTGATAATACTTCACTTCTCCACACTAACGCAAACTATCTCACATGGAAGAATTGAGTACAGGGAACACAATTACAATGACATCCAGTAGTCTGATATGTTAAAATACTTGAGGTAATTCTGATGTACTTATTGTCTCTCTACTTCCACTTCTTATGAGTTTTTAATGTGTTGAGATGTTTTTCACCCTGGGTGTTCGTTAAGgtctctaaaaaaaaacaaatgttgaatAAACGATGCTATTATACAATTAACAAGTAACAATTGTATTAGGCTAAAGATATGTCACAATGTACTGTAGAAATGTTGTGTTGTGaggctgtattttatttattagcttTGTTACAAATGTTGATATGATTCAATGGGGTTACTCCTGGATCAGAACCCAGAAGTTCTGGTTTCACTTTCACACTGGTTTCACACTGGTCTCTCTTTTAGGGGGAAATTTATTTTACCATCTCCTCCAGAGAGTAGAGGCTACATAGAGACTGGAAGCATATTTAGAATAATTataagaagcagcagcagcgtttgaagaaagctccagctTGTCTCTTGGCAGTGGACAGCTGCAGTTTCTGTGAAATTCAATCCCTCAACAAAGAACCAACTGACTAACGCATATTAATGACTACAGCTGATTTTTGCGTTATTGTTTCATAAATCCCATTAAAAGAAAGAATGGGTCTGCCTATCAGTACTTTCTAACTTCCTCagcctgtctgtggctctcagccccaagatgcatttgtttacatgatcacataaaaaaatgtttcaaatatatacttttttttttttaaagacagctGGTTGCTGTAGTTTTCAGCAAACAGTAACTAGAGAATATACTGAGGGCTATTTTTAGCTGCTGATTTGGTGCGCAAATGAGTATTTATGGCAGCAGGAACAGGTGTATGTCAGATCAACTCTTCATAAACTACAGTGCTCATGTTAACACTAATGAAAGAACATGTCGCCCAGTGCACAGAGGAAAAAGATGCATCAGGCTTTTGATGCACAGATGATACTAGGATCAATGCATTGTTGGTTTGGTCATGTGATGGGTTGACAGTAAGGGAAATATAGAATCCcactacactttttattaaagcATGTTGCTATTCCTACTGAATAAAGTCAATAGTCAGTAGTAGTATTTAAAACTGCAATTCAGTAACCACTAACAGCTTCCTATTGAATAATATTCTAATAAGGCCCCTGCACTCGTACCTCCAGTCTCTTGAGGATCTTGCCTCTTCCCTTGTCGCTGGATGTGGTGATGAGGGCCTGGAGGACGTGGCTGCCTGAGGGGTCAGAGGCTAGCGTCAGGAGGTCAGCCGGGGTCAGAGTGCGCAGGCTGCTGAGGAGGAGTGAGCGCTCCTTGAACCTGGCCAGTGCCTGGACCAGTCGGGAACCATGGTAACAGATGGAGGACAACGGGACCTAGAGATAATCAATGAGAAGTACTTTATCTATCCCCAAGGGAAATTCTTGAAGAACACCACTACAGAAGGACACCAGAACTGCACCTCAGTGCATCTGCAACGTTTCCCCCCATATCAATATTGTGCATCCAGTTTTCAAAGGGTTTGGGGTTTGTGGTGCAGCTATGCTATAGTAATTGAACTTAAATGTCAACATTACAATTAAGCCACAAATGTTTCGAATTGACTTCTCTCAGTTGTTTACCTCCGTCTGTATGTTGCCCTCTGCTGTGTCAGAGTGGTAATACACCTCATAGGTGAGCAGGGACAtgaagagagggaggcagcTGACGTGTCGAGAGCCAGGCTCAGCACAGTGGAACGCCTGGGAGGCAGCACATCAACAGGGTTTCCATTACCCATAAATCAAACACCGAGTACCTTTATTGTGTTGTTATGCACTTTTGATTTCAGTCATAAAGAAGGCGAAATAAATAGAACCAAGGGTATTGTTATATTGATTTAAGACCCATGTGGACCTTTACATCTCAATTGGAAACACTTACACGGAGGAGACACTGCATCAATTCTTCCTGTTTCACTTCACTTTCTGCACAGCTTTCTGCCAGTTGGATGATCACACCCATGTGACCGGAGGCCAGGATGGCCTCCACACCTTGAATCAGCTCATCAGACAACCTCAGGAACTacggagagaaagagagagagaaaatagataCACCCTTGCAATTACAGAATCCTTTTTTAATCCTGCACCATGTGACATGCAGACATCATGACCAACCAGTTTGTATTTGGCTGTGGCTGCAGTTAGCCTCTGCACAGGGAAGTTCGCAATAGGATGGAGGGCCAAGTCAACTAGCTGACCCTTGAGGTGGTTCTTGTAGAGGTCACGGAGAAGGGACTTGTTGGATAATTGTATCATCGTCTCAATGAGGCGACTGGAGGCCTGGTCCTTCAGAAAGACCAGAAGCGGACTGAGAggaatgcaaaaacaaaaccagcGGTTACATAACATTTCACAGCATAGTGACTCATTCTTggacaaaaggaaaaacagtACAAGGGTCATCTCTGACCTAACTCCTGGAGCGGCGCTGCGACTTGTCAGGTACTCCATGATGCGTTTAAGGAGCTGTTTGCAGAGTTTGGGCCTTTTTCTGTGACACACAGTTAACATGGTCTGGAACACTGCACTGGCAGCCGCATCTGTCACACTTACTGGAAATGGAAGAGACACAACGGGATAGAAGAATACTTCTTAAAACTTTCTGCCAATTTAAAAAGTACCATTTAAAGAtatatttacattcagtgtttctcaccagATAGAAATGTCAAACAAGGATCAGAGTCACCGTTACATAGATTTTCTACTAGAGAGCACTGACAAGTAGGtttttttatatgaaaaatgttttgctcaGTAGTTATCATGGTCAgaattctttaaaaaacaaatatcgGCCTGAAAAGTCCACTATAGCTTTTAGCCAGATTGCATTCCTATTAACACATTTGCTAAGTGAattttttgaatatttaaaataaattattgtttacattcacattttctagcttgcagtcttcttcttcgCTGCCTTTGGGGGCACATTGCTATGCTTCTTTGCCCGTCGCTGCCACCAAATATAGATCAATGCAATAGTGTGAAATCTGAGGCAGGAATGTCAAGTCAAAAGTGTGAACAAATACACAGAGAATATCCTTTCTGGACAGGCAAATCATTTACAAGCTGATATTTGTTCCCTGATAATTACTAACCAAAAACAGGAAACGTGTGCCAAAGTTACAGGATAGCACTTGTTTACCTCAATACTCGCATCACAGTGCATTAAGTCTCTCATTTGAACAGAATTTACATCATGATGCTTGTAAAACTTGTATTTAATAGCCCCTGCTGTGACAGCCTCCATCCAAATTGTGGACAAAACAGAGTTTCTTTTGTCCTTGTACAGGACAGCTCCGTTAATAGCCACTTAGGGTTCTCTGCACAAACCCCAAGGCTATTTAATGACtacttcattttgttttgatattgaaACTGCAAGGCTGGATTTATCATATAAATTCTACACACAATCTAGACTGAGTGCTATTCCAAACAGCTGCCCTTGAGCACTTCCCTTTTGACTCTCCTATGAGTTTAGGCATTTAACAGgcttaaatgtttttctggTTCCATGAAAAATGTCAGAACAGCCAGCAGAGTACAAGAAGAGGGAGGCAGCACCGCTGACAGTGTTTGTTAAATTGGGGATATCTGCCAGATTTGAAATCCTCCCTTTTAAgcattcaaaatgtttactGCACACATTCTTCTTTCTGGCTTCCAAACTATAGCTAAAACTAAACAGGAAGATGTTTCTTAaactacattaaaataaatatggaaaaaaacagaactacTAAGGAACTAAGTACATACATGTTTCTTTGAAATAATAagtcataaaaaacaaacaaaaaaaccccaaaaatgtATAATGGCAATAGCAATAACACAGGAAGTAAATCAATTGAAAAACTTGTCTTTACACtacagctgcaacaattaatcgattaattgattagttgttgaCTATTAGTATGTTGACtgaccattttctgacattttatagactaaacaactaATCGATCAATCGAGAAAATAACCAACAGAATAATTGACAGTGAAAacaatcattagctgcagcacTAATTTACACATACTGCATCCAGCcaacctaaaataaatacagataacACCCTTTGCCTTGCAATACTAGATTCTTCCTTCTGTGATAAAGTATAATATAGTCAAAAACTATGAAGATTATGACGATGCATATGCTTGGGTTTGATGAAAGATGACTCACGATTAATGTTGTCCATCAATGTCTCTGTAAGGCTTTTCAGCTCGTACCAAAATGACGTGGGAATCTCAAAGTCGGTCAGCTGAGGAGGAATGTTGCGTTCTTTTGcacctgaaaaaaaaagaaaagaaaagaagtgggAGCTGTAGTGGAGTTCATGGAGTATTTGAAAACCCTTAGTGCCAGATTACAGCAATTTGCATCGTAATTCATAGCCCTTCTCAGAGTCATAACTCAGTCAGACAttatacacacattttcagattCAGTGGGACTTACACAAGGACATCATTATTGTCCGCTTAGATATCAAACAAATACAGATGCTCCCTGTAACTGAGAATCATTATTTTGTTAAGTTTTCTTCAGTCTCAAAGTCAtccacacatttcttttgttttatatttgattttatattcTATTCCTATATATTAACTTCGGCACAATTGTATGTTGTATGTCTCAGACTCTCTATTTTACTTGCTTGATTTTCATATTGTTTGAGCATTGCTGGAGGGAGTCTGAAAATGAAGAATTTCATAGCCAACAACTGCCTTCATTTAACTGTTGTAcatatgacaataaaataacttgcactagaaatattttttagttagtgtgtgtgcgtaccTGGACGAGATTCAGTGCGGGGGGGTCCGAGGCAGCCTGCCAGCACATGTAGCAGTGTGCGGACGACGTGTGAGCCATGAACATGTTTGATGAACTCTGCGCTGTTGTCTCTCACTACCTGACTTAAAGACAACACCTGCGCCTCCAACACTCCACAACTCtcctcgtcttcttcttctgtggtagCAGACGGCTCCTTCTCTAAAAGTCCATGAATACAAAGGATGGACGGTTAATGCTGGTTTTGTGTGACTTCAGCTGTTTACCACAAAGCAGTTTATACAGTGATGAGCAGTAAACCACTCAGAAATGAAACACGTGATCTCACCTATACACCTGGACATCTGTCTGACTGCGCTCTCCACTACATGGCCGCCGCACCGATCACAGGACACCGTCTTAAACTCTGACCCCAATTCTCCACCCAGTTCAGCCAGGACCTCCCCCACCTGGTCAGGACTGGACAGTGGGAGCAGCCGCTGCAGAGTGATGCTCCCTGTCCGGTCCATCGCCACCAGGGCGGCTTTACCTTTAACTTCTGTGAGAACATTCTCCACAAACATCTCTATAATGGAAACATAAATAGGCAAGACAGAAAAAATTAGAGATGGCGTGACGGCTACTCTGCTTGGTTTACACTGCTGATGATTTGCTCTCTGTCTCCAGACCTAACTGGTAGGGTAATCATCATATAAGCCAGAGCAGCAGCGGATCCTTGGGCGAACATCATCTCACATTTTGGCGATGTGGTGCCTGGTTTCCTATTCTTTGTTTTGACAGCAAAACATCCACAcagcacattttcactcatccaCTCCCTACACTACTGACTTTATAGATTCCTCACATCCTCGCTCATTTGCTTAAACTATTTTTCACTTCCATTGACATTGCAAGATAGGTTGGCGTAAGTCTGCGCTCTCCAAGTGCCCTTCTAGTTTTAAATATGAGAATGCATCTTTAATTATCTCTCCTTTCATCCTTTGCTAAGCGTTACTTGAAAAAAAGCAGATTATAAACCTGGTCACGTATACAAATGGCAGAGAAAACAACGTTCTCCAGGAGAAATATACCTGAGATAAATCTGGTGTCTCTACttaagtcaattttatttatatagcaccaatatCACAAATCTGCCTCagggggctttacaatctgtacagcatactcTAACCTTAGAttcgggggggggggtgcaaAAACTCCCCTATACAGTAACCAGGTTTCTCGTTTACATGAAATTTAAGAAATGAGCCTACTGGAGAAAGCTGACTGTAGCCTGGTTACTTTCGTGCATGTAAAGGCACGGCCTCCTCTAATGCCAGGAATGGTTACATCCAACTCTGTGCATCAGTGAACATCCAGTTGATGAGTTGTCTCACCAATCTGatcattaaaaaaagctttaagaTACACTTTAAGCACTTGTCAGTCaaactgtaaatccagattcatcctcagcactaaTCCATACAACATAGTTTACTTCAGTTTACCAATTTATGACTGTTGTATACTGtgtgctatgtagcagaaggcaGTCACAAACTGCTTTTTATTTACAACCCTGTTATAATATGATGATTAAAAGAAAGCGTTTCATTCAGTTTGACTGTTTTGAAATTTGGCAGCTAAACTATGTGAAAGGCAGATTAATGGGATAATAAGAGAGCAAAATAATAGAGCTGTACTACTGTAATGTGCCTTTCTGCTGCACACAGTCAACTGCTTGCTCAGATCTCTAGAAAAATAATCCTTCTCACCTTTCTCCTCATTATCTTCAAAGCCTTCACTGAGTCTTTCCCCAACTCTGCGGAAATAACCCACACTCAGGGCGTCCAGGCGCGTCTTGCCACCGTCTCCCTGGCCCTTGTCGTCTTCTTCACCTCCCCTCCGCTTCCTgtctccactttctccatcttCAGCAGGgtgtctcctcttctttcctcctcctcctcctcctctctgtggcTTCCCTTCGTCTGCTTTTGCCAACATAACTTGGGTGACATGCAAGTTACAAGTAGAATTTGTTGGTCTTGTTAGGGAGGGTCTAGGGAACACATGAAGTAATCATTAGGACTTAATGGCCAAGCCCACATTCACCAAACAGCATGTATTAACAGTGGTTTACACTgtacttattttattattatattattttata
This genomic window contains:
- the LOC123973139 gene encoding nucleolar protein 9 isoform X2 encodes the protein MLAKADEGKPQRGGGGGGKKRRHPAEDGESGDRKRRGGEEDDKGQGDGGKTRLDALSVGYFRRVGERLSEGFEDNEEKEMFVENVLTEVKGKAALVAMDRTGSITLQRLLPLSSPDQVGEVLAELGGELGSEFKTVSCDRCGGHVVESAVRQMSRCIEKEPSATTEEEDEESCGVLEAQVLSLSQVVRDNSAEFIKHVHGSHVVRTLLHVLAGCLGPPRTESRPGAKERNIPPQLTDFEIPTSFWYELKSLTETLMDNINLSVTDAAASAVFQTMLTVCHRKRPKLCKQLLKRIMEYLTSRSAAPGVSPLLVFLKDQASSRLIETMIQLSNKSLLRDLYKNHLKGQLVDLALHPIANFPVQRLTAATAKYKLFLRLSDELIQGVEAILASGHMGVIIQLAESCAESEVKQEELMQCLLRAFHCAEPGSRHVSCLPLFMSLLTYEVYYHSDTAEGNIQTEVPLSSICYHGSRLVQALARFKERSLLLSSLRTLTPADLLTLASDPSGSHVLQALITTSSDKGRGKILKRLEFVFPLTTSSSHFALPSSAE
- the LOC123973139 gene encoding nucleolar protein 9 isoform X1, giving the protein MLAKADEGKPQRGGGGGGKKRRHPAEDGESGDRKRRGGEEDDKGQGDGGKTRLDALSVGYFRRVGERLSEGFEDNEEKEMFVENVLTEVKGKAALVAMDRTGSITLQRLLPLSSPDQVGEVLAELGGELGSEFKTVSCDRCGGHVVESAVRQMSRCIEKEPSATTEEEDEESCGVLEAQVLSLSQVVRDNSAEFIKHVHGSHVVRTLLHVLAGCLGPPRTESRPGAKERNIPPQLTDFEIPTSFWYELKSLTETLMDNINLSVTDAAASAVFQTMLTVCHRKRPKLCKQLLKRIMEYLTSRSAAPGVSPLLVFLKDQASSRLIETMIQLSNKSLLRDLYKNHLKGQLVDLALHPIANFPVQRLTAATAKYKLFLRLSDELIQGVEAILASGHMGVIIQLAESCAESEVKQEELMQCLLRAFHCAEPGSRHVSCLPLFMSLLTYEVYYHSDTAEGNIQTEVPLSSICYHGSRLVQALARFKERSLLLSSLRTLTPADLLTLASDPSGSHVLQALITTSSDKGRGKILKRLEGQYVQMACSRLGSRVLEAVWNSASVSQRQSIAQELVPSESQLRSDQFARHVWAKFALSHFIHRKPHWQEIQTGESKKRKLFSDILE